A stretch of DNA from Promicromonospora sukumoe:
GGATCGTCTCGACCGCGGGGGTGAGCACCTCGAGCGGCTGCTCGTCGACGAAGTCGCCGTCCTCGCCGGCCGCGGTGGACCGCATGCTCGCGGTGACGAGCACCAGCGGCGAGCCGCCCAGCACCTCGCCGTTCGTGGCGGCGGCGTCCACGGCGCGGACGGCGTCCGTGGCCGGGTCAGCGATGCCCGCCGGCACCGTGTACGACGTCGACACGTAGCGGCCCGGGAAAAGCTGCAGCGAGCCGTCGGGCAGCGTCTTGCCGGAGGTCGCCACCGCCACCTGCCAGCCCAGGTCGTCGGCCGCGCCGAACTCGCCGCCGATGCCGACCACGCCGAGCGGCTTGAGCGCCCGGATGGTCTCGACGGTCTTCGCGTCGGCCGCGACGTCACCGTCCGGGACCTCGACCGGGACGGCGCCGGCCGCCAGGGCGGTGCCGATCGCGGCCTCCTGCCCCGGCTTCGGGTCGACGGCGACGAGGATCTCCTGCAGCAGCTCGGGGTCCGTGACGTCCGGGATGTCGACACGCAGGCCGTCGACGTCGGCCTGGTGCAGGAGGTCGGCGGTGGGCAGCACGACCTTGGCCTCGTCCGGCTTGCCCGAACCGGCGCTGCCCTTGCCGCCCTCGGCGTCAGCGCTGCCGCCGTTCGCGGAGGCAGCGGCCGCGGCGGCGGCGCTCAGCGCGCCGGGGTCGAAGCGGACGACCTTCGCCTCGCCGGCGGCGGGCCCGACCTCCGCGACGGCCTGCTCGTCGCCGACGACGACGACCGTGCCGGCCCCGAGCCGCTCGAGCTCGGCGACGACGTTGGAGTCGGAGACCCCGCCGTCGGTCAGCAGCACCGGCGCGGTGACGGCGGCGCCGGTGGCCGCCGCGGTCGCGCGCGCGTCGGCGTCGTCCGCCGAGGCGATGACCGCGATCGGGGACGCGTGGAAGAAGGCCTGGCTCGCGGTCAGTGCCAGCTCTGCGGGGTCGGCCGAGTCGAGCACCAGAGCCGGCCCGGAGGGTTCCCTGACCTGGAACTTCTCCCCCGTCTTACCGTCGTCGCCCTCGGCCGTCGGCACCGTACAGCCGGCGAGGACGAGGGCGGCTGCCGCGAGCAGAGCCGCAGCGGACGCAGGTCGGTGGTGCGGGACGAATCGGGCGTTCCGGATAACCACGGATGTCATTCTCCCCCACCGGGCGACGAAGTGGAAACCCCGGGGGTGACGCCTGGCCGAACCCGCGGCAGCCTGCGGATGAACGCCGGTCGAGGTAGACGAACCCGTCAGTACACCACCGGGTAGACTCTTCCCTTCAGATCGTCGGAACGAGTACGAAGGCAGGTGCGCGATGAGCACCACGACGGCCACCCCGTCGACCCGGGACCGCATCCTCGACGCGGCCACCGAGCTGTTCTACGCCCACGGCATCCGGGCGGTGAGCGCCGACAAGATCATCGACCGGGCCGGGATCACGAAAGTGACGTTCTACCGGCACTTCCGCACCAAGGACACCCTGGTGGTGGCCTACCTGGAGCGACAGGCGGCTTGGGAGCGCGGGGCGCTGGACGCGCTGCGGGCGTCCGCCGGCGACGCCGAGGCGCTGCGCCGGTTCGCCGCGAGCGTGGGCACCGAGGCCTGCAAGCCGGGCTTCCGGGGCTGCTCGTTCATCAACGCCGCGGCCGAGTACGCGGAGCCCGACAGCCAGGTCCGCGCCGTCGTCGCCGAGCACCGCACCTGGTACCGGCAGACGTTCGCCGCGATGGCCCGGGCGCTGGGCGTGGACGACGCCGAGCAGGCGGCCGACGAGCTGATGATGCTGCGCGACGGCGCCATGCTGTCCGGCTACCTCGACGACCCCTCGCGCGTGAGCAGCGCGCTGGAGCGGGCGTTCTTCGCCGTCATCGACGCCGGGCAGCCCGCCGGTTCCGGCCGGTAGCCGCGTCCGCCCCGGTCCGCCGCGGCCTACTTCGACCAGCCCGAGCCCGTCGTCACGCACCGTGACGGCGGGCTCTCTCCTTTGCCCGGCTTGTGCCTTCGGCCTCCGTGTGGCTAATGTAGACGTACTAGTTCGTCTACATGACCGGGACTGTCGGGTCCCGGCCCCCGAGAAGGAGCGCATCCATGGCTGACAGCATCTACACCGCCGTCGCGACGTCCACCGGCGACGGCCGCGCCGGAGGCCGCACGGTGAGCGACGACGGCCTGCTGGACCTCAAGCTGGCGATCCCCGCCGACATGGGCGGCCCGGGCGGCGCCACCAACCCCGAGCAGCTCTTCGCTGCGGGCTGGGCCTCGTGCTTCCACAGCGCGCTCAAGGCCGTCGCCTCCGCGCGGAAGGTCACGGTCAGCGACTCCGCCGTGGTCGCCGAGGTGAGCATCCACCCGGCCGACGGCGGCGCGTTCAACCTGAGCGCCGCGCTGCACGTCGAGCTGTCGGGCGTGGACCAGGCCACCGCGGACGAGCTGGTCGAGGCCGCGCACGCGGTCTGCCCGTACTCGAACGCGACGCGCGGCAACATCGAGGTCACGGTCGACGCGACCGTCGCCTGAATCTCTGGAGTGTCAGACGCTCAGGTCACCATAGGGACCTGAGCGTCTGACACGTTCCGGGGAGAGATCCCGGAAGAGAAGGAGTTCCATGCCGTTCGCCGACGAGCTCATCAGTGACCGCACGGCCGAGACGCTGACCCGCGCCATCGGGTCGGCCGCGCCGGACGCCGTCCTGCGGGCGCTGCCGTCGACCGTGGGCCGGCTCACCGACCTCACGCTGCGCGAGCGGGCGGACCTCCTGCGGGACGCCCTGCTCACCGACCTGCCGGGGAGCTACGCGGACCTGGCCCGGGTGGTGCGGGCCGCGCGCGACGGCGCGGAGCCGTTCGGGGGCTGGCTGATCTGGCCGGTCACGAGCGCCGTCGCGGCCCGGGCCGTCGAGGAGGGCACGGACGCGGCGTTCGACGACGCCATGGCGCTGCTGGCCGAGCTCACCGGCCGGCTCACCGCCGAGTTCGCCGTCCGCACCCTGTTGCGGCACGACCTGGACCGCGCCCTCGCCACGGCTACGGCCTGGGCGGCGTCGGACGACGTCGACGTGCGCCGCCTGGCCAGCGAGGGCACCCGCCCGTACCTGCCCTGGTCCGTCCGGGTGCCGCAGATCCTGGCCCGTGCCGGCGTGACCGTGCCCGTGCTCGACGCCCTGTACCGGGACGAGAGCGAGTACGTACGGCGCTCGGTCGCCAACCATCTCAACGACCTGAGCCGCGACCACGCGGACCTGGTCGTCGCCACGGCGGGGCGCTGGCTCGCCGACCCCGCCCCGACGACGCCGTCGCTCGTGCGCCACGCGCTGCGCACGCTGGTCAAGCGCGGCGACCCGGGCGCCCTCGCGCTGCTCGGGTTCGGTCCGGCGACCCTGGAGATCGACGGGCCCCTGCTCGACGGCGCCCGCGTGCCGTTCGGCGGCACCGTCCGGTTCACGGCCGCGGTGCGCAACGTCGGCGCCGAGGAGGCGCGGCTGTCCATCGACTACGTGGTGCACCACCAGAAGGCCAACGGCTCGCAGACCACGAAGACGTTCAAGCTGACCACCCGGACGCTCGCGCCGGGCGAGCAGGTCGAGCTGAGCCGGGAGCACTCGTTCCGGCCGATCACCACGCGCCGGTACTACCCCGGCCCGCACGCCGTGACGCTCCAGGTCAACGGCGTCGCGACGGACCCGGCAGTGTTCGAGCTGGACGCGCCCTCCGGCACCTGACACCCCGCCGGTCGAGCTTGTCGAGACCTGGTTTCGACAGGCTCAACCAGCGGTGGGCTTGTCGAGACCTGGTTTCGACAGGCTCAACCAGCGGCACGGCCTCAGCGCAGCGACGTCCGGACGATCCCGGCGACGACGTCCGCGAGGTCCGCCGGGATCGGCCGGTCGCCGCTCAGGTAGCGCCGCACCGCGGCGTAGGGCAGGTCGACGACGACCAGGAGCAGCTCGGTGGTCGACACCGAGGTCTCGGCGCGGACCCGCCGGGTCAGGCCGCGGATCGCGTCGTTCCAGCGCGCGCCCTCGGTCGCCTCGGTCTCGCGGGCCGGCTCGGGCCAAGCGTCGGGCTCGAACCGCGCGCGGCCCGCGAGCAGCGCGTGCGCGTGACCGGGCTCGGCCTGGCACCAGCGCACGGTGTAGGCGGCGAGCGCGGCCGCCGCGTCGACCGGCTCCCCCTCGAACAGCGGGTACGCGTCCCGGTGATAGCTCTCGATCGCGCGGTTCCACAGGGCGGCGAGCAGGGCCGGACGGTCGGGGAACCGGTAGTAGAGGGACCCGCTCGGCACTCCCGCCTCACGGATGACCGCCGCCATCGTGACCTTCGCCGGACCGCCCTCGCCGAGGACCCGGCCCGCGGCGTCGAGGATCGTCGAGGTGTCGTGGGTGGGCCGGGCCATGCGTTGACGGTACTGCAGCGCCTCGTTAGAGTCCGGTCTCTAGAGAGAGATCTCCACAAACGACCACCGAGAGGAATTCCCATGGCACCGACCGCGGACGACGTCTATGCGGCGGCCCCGTTCGTCAGGACGCTCGGCGTCGAGCTCGACCGGATCACGCCGGAGGCCGTCGTCGGGCGGCTGCCCTGGTCGCAGCCGCTGTCCACGGTGGGCGGCGGCCTGCACGGCGGCGCCCTCATGGGGCTGGCGGACGGGACCGCGGCCGTCTGCGCCTCTGTCAACGGCGAGCCCGGCGCGCTGCCTGCCACCGTCGACTCGACGACCCACTTCCTGCGCCCGGTCAACGGCGAGGCCACCGCGACGGCCGTGCCCGTCCGGGCGACCAGCCGCCAGGTGCTCGTCGAGGTCAGGGTGACCGACGAGGCCGGCGAGCTGTGCGTGCACGTGCTCCAGACCGTGCGGCTGCTCTACCCCGGGGCATAGGCAGAGCCCGCCGGGACCCGGGGAACAAGGGGTCTCGACGGGCTCGACCTGCGAACGATCGACCTGCGAACGATCGACCTACGAACGCTCGACCTGCGAGGGCTCGGCCGGGGTCAGCCGAACGTCATGGTGAAGACCTGCACGCCCTTCGGCACGTCCAGCTCGACGAGCCCCTCGGTCGGGCCGTCGCCCTCCAGGATCGGGTAGAGCCGCGGGTTGCCGGAGACGTCGATGCTGCGGGTCTCCTCCTCGCCGTCGGCCGTGACCGTCGCCTGGACGGTCCCCTCACCGCCGAGCACCACGAAGACGTCGGTCGAGCGGTACGCGAGGCGCACCTGGGCGTCGTCGGACACGGCCTCCGCGCCCTCGAAGTCGACGTTCCACGTGCCACCGAGCGAGAACGTGTCCTGCTTCTGGTCGTCCGCGAGCGTGAACTCCTTGCGGCCCGCGGCGTACTGGGGCTCGCCCGAGTAGTTGATGACGCGCTTGATGGAGAAGTACGTCTCGGGCGTGATCTGGTCGAGCGGGGTCGCGTCCTGCACCGTGGTCGCGCCGGGCAGGTCGACGCCGGGGTTGGCGTCGGCCAGCAGCTCGCGGATCAGGTTCTCGGTGTCCTGGTACCCGCCCTCACCCAGGCGGATGTGCCGCACAGTGCCGTCGGCGTCGATGAGGTACTGGGCGGGCCAGTAGCGGTTCCGGTACGCCGTCCAGGTGGAGTACGAGTTGTCCTGGGCGATCGGGTAGGTCACGCCGAGGTCCTTCGCGCCGGCGATCACGTTGCGCGTCTCGCGCTCGAAGGCGAACTCCGGCGTGTGCACGCCGATCACCTCGAAGCCCTTGCCGACGTCGGCGTACTTGTCGTACCAGGCGTTGATGTGCGGGATGGACCGCTGGCAGTTGATGCACGAGTAGGTCCAGAAGTCGACGAGCACGACCTCGCCGCGCATCGCCTCGAGCTGGAGGGCCTTGCCGTCCGGCGTGTTCAGCCACTTGTCGATGCCGCGGATCTCCGGCGCCGTGCCGCAGTCCTCCAGCTCCGGCGCGCCGTTCGAGCAGTTGGACAGCTCGCGGTTCTCGTCGGTCACGAGGCCGCCGAGGTCGAGCGCCTCGCGCACCGTCTCCGAGGAGTCGATGCGCTGCTGGAGCGCGCCCGTGTAGTCGGGCAGCAGCCGCTGGATCGCGGCGGGCGCGTTGAAGGCCAGGGCGATCGCCAGCAGGATGACGACGATGCCGCCGCCGGTGCGGATGGCCTTCGTGTGCCGCTGGAAGGCCTGCACCCGCTCGGCGATCCGCCGTCCGGCCAGGGCGAACAGGAGCAGCGGGAGCGCGGCGCCGACGGCGAACGACACGGTCAGCGCGACCGTCTCGACCCCGATGTTGCCCGTCGCACCCGCGACCGTGATCGCGGCGAGCACCGGTCCGGCGCACGGCACGTAGAGCACGCCGAGGCCGAGACCGAGAACGAAGGCGCCCCGGTCCTGCCGAGCCGCGCCGCGCTTGGCCCCGAAGGCGGCGATGCGCTGGAAGGGCCGCTCCAGGATCATCTCGAACCGCGGCACGATCATGCCGATACCCAGCAGCACCAGCAGCGTGATGCCCGCCCAGCGCAGCAGGTCCTGCGGCAGCCCGAGCACGGACAGCAGCAGGGAGCCGAGCAGCGTGAAGAAGCTGAAGCTCAGGACCAGGCCCGCGATCACGATGTAGGGGCGCCAGGACCGCCGGGTGCGGACCTCGGTGTCCGGGGTCGCAGTGGCGACCGATCCGCCGCTACCGCCCGGGTCCGGAGACTTCTTGGACCGGGCGTCGTCGCTGGTCCGGTTACGTGCCCCCTGGACTCCGCCCGCGAAGAAGATGGCCGGGAGCATGGGGAGGATGCACGGCGAGATGCCTGTGATCAGGCCGCCGAGAAGGCCGATAACGATGAGTGTTCCCATGTGCCGGGTTCGGCGTGCGGCCTGTTCCGGATGGGTTCCGGGACGGGTTGCCGGGCGGGGACGGACCGGACGCGGGCCCCGTCGAAAATTGATCCGCACCGACCCCCATCCGGGGAGGCGACGGCTCCGAACCCCGGTCAAGACACCCCGTGAGACGCGGGGTGACGCCACACCGAGGAGAGACCGATGAACGCTCGAACCCGCACGTCCTACGCCGTCGCCGGTATCGCCACGCTGGCCATGCTCGGCCTCTCGGCCTGCAGCATGGACTCGTCGGGCGACGACACCGGATCCGACACTTCCGCGTCCGAGGAGGCGACCGACTCGATGACCGAGGAGTCGCCCGCCGAGGACGACGCCATGGCCGACCCCGCCGCGAACCTCGTGGGCGAGGGCTGCGCCGCTTACGCCGAGGAGGTGCCGGACGGTCCCGGCTCCGTCACCGGCATGTCCACCGACCCGGTGGCCGTGGCGGCCTCCAACAACCCGCTGCTGACCACGCTGGTCTCCGCCGTCAGCGGTGAGGTCAACCCCGACGTGAACCTCGTCGACACGCTGAACGGTGACGAGTTCACCGTGTTCGCCCCGGTGGACGACGCCTTCAAGTCGATCGACGCCGAGACCATGGACACCCTGTCCACGGACGCCGACCTGCTGACCGCGATCCTCACGTACCACGTGGTCCCCGGCCAGCTCACGCCTGACGAGGTGGTCGGCGAGCAGACCACGGTCGAGGGCGACACCGTCGAGGTCACCGGCAGCGGCGACTCGCTCAAGGTGAACGACGCCAACGTGATCTGTGGTGGCGTGATGACCCAGAACGCGACCGTCTACCTGATCGACTCGGTGCTCATGCCCCCGATGTGATCCATCCAGCATGACGAGCAGAGCGCCTGTCCCGGCTCGGGACAGGCGCTCTGCTTTGTCGTGCGGTGTGTGCTTCCAGCCCTGTGCGCGTCCGGCGAGCGGGAAAGGCTCAGGCGCCCAGGACCACGATGGGCGCCGTCGTCGGCTGCTCGGAGCCCGACTTCGGCTCGACCGAGACGGCCATGCCGACGCCGTGCTGACCCTGGACGAGCGACGTCGCCTGGCCGTCGTGCGTGGCGAGCAGGCCCGCGGAGGAGACGCTGCCGTCGCCCTCGACGACCCAGAGCTGGTACGCCTGGTCCGCGTCGAGCGCGGGCAGGTCGTCCGCGCGGAAGAGCATGTCGTCGCCGGCGACCAGCACCGACGCCTCGCCGCCGCCCTGGACGGCACCGCGCAGGATCGAGCTGTCGGGGTCCGCCAGCATCTCCGAGACGACCTGGGCCTGCTCGCGCAGGCGGTCGCGCTCGGCGGACACCTGGACGGCGACCGTCGTCGGCACCGCGATGGCGAAAGCGGCGGCGACCGCGGCCACGGCCGTGCCCCAGCGCCGACGGCGGCGGCTCGCGAGGTCCACGACCTCGGCGCCGCCCGACGACGGGGCCGTGCCCGCCGCGGACACCACGGAACCCTGCTCGGGGTCCGGGCCGGCCGGCGACGCGGGAGCGGCCGGCGGAGCGGCGGGAGCAGCCGGCGAGGCGGCGGGAGCGGAAGCCGCCTCCGCCGTCGGGCCATGGAGCTGGGCCGTGTCCTGGACCTGGGCGAGCACGCTCGCGCGCAGCGCGGCGGGCGGCTCGGCCTCGACCACGAACGCCGCGACCACGTCGCGGTACTCGTCGAGCGCACGGCGCGCGTCGGCGTCCGACGCGAGCAGGCGCTCGACCGCCTCGCGGTCGGCGTCGTCCAGGGCGCCCAGGGCGTACCCGGGGAGCAGGTCCCAGACGTCGCCGGCCAGGCCGTCGGTGCCGGTACCGGTCGTCTCGTCAGCCACGTCCCACCTCCAGGCAGTCGCGCAGCCGGTTGAGGCCGTCGCGGATGCGGCTCTTGACGGTCGGGAGGGCCTTGTCCAGGCGCTCGGCGACCTCGCGGTACGTCAGGCCGCCGTAGTACGCGACCACGACCGCCTCACGCTGCGTCGGGGTGAGCCCCTCGATGCAGCGGCGCACGGCCGAGCCTTCGAGGCGTCGTTCGACGTCCTCGACCACGACGTCCCGTTCCGCCTCGTTGGTGCGCAGGTCGGTGTCCCGCTGGTCGCGGTCCCGGTGCGCCTGCTCCGACCGCACACGGTCGACCGCACGACGGCGCGCCAAGGTGGCCACCCAGGTACGGGCGGAACCGCGTGCGGCATCGAACCGCGAAGCCGTCTGCCACACCTCCACCATCACCTCCTGGGTCACCTCGGCCGCATGATCGGGATCGCGCAGCACGCCGAGCGACGCGCCGTAGGCTACCGGCCCCAGCGCGTCGTACACAGGCGTGAACGACGAAGGGTCACCGCCGGCGCACGCGACAAGGAGTGCGTCGACGGATTCCCGCGACGAGGTCCGGACTGGTGGTGATGCCACCCGCCCAGTCTGCCCCACATCGTCCTCCGATCGTGTCTGCACAGCAGGTTCGGCGCCGTCGTGCTCCCGGATGGGGTGATCCGCGTCACCAGTCGTGGACGGAACCGTCCTGCAGCCGGTTGACCGGGAGGTAGCCGGGCTCGTACGGGTGCGCGGCCGCGAGCTCCTCGTCCAGCTCGACGCCGATGCCGGGGGCCTCGCCCGGGTGCAGGTGACCGTCCTCGAACGTGTACGCGTGCCGGAAGACCTCGTTCGTCAGGTCGGTGTGGCCCGAGTACTCCTGGATGCCGAAGTTGTGGATCGCCAGGTCGAGGTGGATCGCGGCGGCCATGCCCACCGGCGAGATGTCCTCGGGGCCGTGGATCGCGCTCTTGATCCCGCGCTGCCCCGCGTAGTCGAACAGCTTGCGCATCGGGCTGACACCGCCGAAGTGCGTGACGGCGGAGCGCACGTAGTCGATGAGGCGGTCGTCGATCAGCGTCTGGTAGTCGAAGACGGTGTTGAACACCTCGCCGATCGCCAGCGGCGTCGTCGTGTGCTGCCGCACCAGGCGCAGGGCCTCCTGGTCCTCGGCGGGCGTGCAGTCCTCCAGCCAGAACAGGTCGTAGGGCTCCAGGTCCTTGCCGAGGCGGGCGGCCTCGATCGGGGACAGCCGGTGGTGCGCGTCGTGCAGCAGCGGCAGGTCCGGGCCGAACTCGTTGCGCACGGCCTCGAAGACCCTCGGGATGTACCGCAGGTAGGCGGCGGTGTCCCAGTCCTCGACGACCGGCCGGGCGAGCACGTCGGGCGCCGAGCCGTCGTCCGACGTCGTGGTGTGCACGCCGTAGACGGACTCGAGGCCCGGCACGCCGCTCTGGATGCGGATGCTCTGGTAGCCGCGCTCCTGGAGCGCCCGTACGGAGTCGAAGATCTCCGGCAGGCTGGAGCCGTTCGCGTGCCCGTAGGCGCGGATGCGGTCACGGCTCGCGCCGCCCAGGAGCTGGTACAGCGGCAGGCCGGCGACCTTCGCCTTGATGTCCCACAGCGCGACGTCGACGGCGGCGATCGCGGCCATCGTCACCGGGCCGCGCCGCCAGTAGGCGCCCCGGTAGAGGTACTGCCAGGTGTCCTCGATCCGGTGCGGGTCACGGCCGATCAGCAGCGGCACGACGTGGTCGCGCAGGTAGCTGACGACGGCGAGCTCGCGGCCGTTCAGGGTGGCGTCGCCCAAGCCGGTCACCCCGTCGTCCGTGGTGATCTGGAGCGTGACGAAGTTACGGCCGGGCGAGGTGACGACGACCTTCGCGTCGACGATCTTCATGCGGAAACCTTCTGTCGATGGTGCGGGGAAGAGTGGTGCGGGCGTCAGCCCATGGAAGCGCGGTGTCAGCCCTTGGTGGCGCCGGCGGTGAGCCCGGCCACGAGGAAACGCTGCCCGAAGATCGCGGCCAGCAGGACCGGCACGGTCATGAGGGTCGCAGCCGCCATGAGCCCGCCCCAGTCGGTGCTGGCGTAGGACATGAAGTTGAACAGCAGCACGGGCATCGTCACCGTGCGCTCGTCCGCGAGGATCAGCGCGAAGATGAAGTTGTTCCAGCTGAAGATGAATGCCAGCACCGCGGCCGACGCCGTGCCGGGCGCCGCGAGCGGCAGCGCGATCCGCAGGAACGCCCCGAAGGCGGACAGGCCGTCGGTCCGTGCGGCGTCCTCCAGCTCGACCGGCAGACCCTCGAAGAAGCCGATCATGATCCACAGGATCAGCGGCACCGAGACGAACATGTGGCTCAGGATCAGCACCAGGTGGCTGCCCACCAGGCCGAGCTGCGCGAACATGTAGTACCAGGGCACGAGCAGCGAGATGGCCGGGATGATGCGGGCCACGAGGACCGTCGAGCCGGTGCGGCGCATCCGGAACCGGCCCACCGCCCAGGCGGCCGGCACGGCGATGACCACGCTGAGCGCCGTCGAGACCACACCGATCAGCATCGAGTTGCCGAACGAGTGCACGAGGGCGCCGTCTGCGAGGACGTTGCGGAAGTTGTCCCAGGTGGGCGAGAAGACCAGGCCGACCGTCGGGTCGGTGACCTGCACGTTCGTCTTGAACGCCGCGGCGATCATCCAGATGATCGGCAGCGAGATCACCGCGCAGACGACGGTGATCAGCACGCCGCGCAGGACGCGGAAGGTGGTGGTGGCGCTCACGAGGCGCTCCTCTCGGTGCGGCGCCGCAGCACGACCACGATCGCGACGATGAACAGCGTGAACAGGACGAGCAGCGCGGAGGCTAGGCCGTACTCCTGGTAGTCGAAGGTCAGGCCGTACGCGTAGACGTTCAGCGTCTCGGCCTCGAAGTCCGAGCCGCCGCCCGGCCCCTTGGTCGCGTAGATCAGGTCGAACGTCTTCAGGGCGTCGACGCCGCGGAGCACGAGCGCCGTCAGGATCGTGGTGCGGAGCATCGGCAGGATGATGTGCACGAAGCGCTGCCAGGCGTTGGCGCCGTCGACCCGGGCGGCCTCCTCCGGCTCCTCGGGCAGCGTGGTCAGGCCGGCCAGCAGCAGCACGGTCATCATCGGGGTCCACTGCCAGACGTCGATGAGCATCAGGGTGGGCAGCGACTGCGACACCGACCCGAGGAACTCCTGGGGCGGGACGCCCACGAAGCCGAGCAGGTGGTTGGCGATGCCGTTGGTCGGGTCGAGGATGAGCATCCACAGGATGCCGATCGCGACCGGCGTGGCCAGCAGCGGGACCATCAGGATGGTGCGGACGATCTCCATGCCGCGGAAGGCCTTGCGCATGAGCATCGCCAGGGCCAGCCCGAGCACGGTCTCCAGCACGACGGCGCCGAGCGTGAACGTGACCGTGCGGCCGACGGCGGGCCAGAACCGGCGCGTGTCCGTGAGGGCGTCCGCGAAGTTCTGCAGGCCCACGTAGGAGCTGCCCGCGTTCACGGCGCCGAACGCGTCGGTGAGGCTGAGGTTGATCGTGAAGACCAGCGGGAAGGCGATCATCAGGCCCACGAAGCCGAGGGCCGGCGCGAGCAGGGCCCACTTGAGGCGGCGGTTGGCCTGCTCGAAGGTCACGAACGTCTTGCCGGACGGCGGCGTGCGGCGCGTGCTGCTCTCGGGGCCGACGGCGGTGGGGGCGGTGGTCGTCGTCATCAGAACTCCTGCTGACGGTTGTCGCGGACGAGGAAGTCGTTGAACTCGGCGTCCGCGTCGGCGGCCACGGACGCGACGTCCTCGCCGACGATCCCGGACACCAGCGGGCGGCCGACGATGTCGCGGGCGCGACCCACCTGCATCACCTCGGGGCGGTCGTGCCCCACGCCGTTGGCCGCGTTGATGCGCATCGCCTCGGCGAGGTCGGCGGGGAAGGACGCCAGCGTCGCCGGGTCGTCCCAGACGGACTGGCGCGCGCCCGGGATGCCCTCGGACTGGAGGCGGGCGACCATCTCGGGGCTGGAGGCCCAGCGGAGGAACTCCCACGAGTCGTCCCGCAGCAGCGAGAACTCGTTGACCGCCAGGCTCCACGACGGGATGTTGTGCGGCACGGAACCCGCCTGACCTGCGGGGAAGGGTGCGAAGCCCACGGTGTCGGTGACGGTGGAGATCGAGGTGTCGAGGAAGTTGCTGTAGATGGCGTCGGCGTCGACGTACATCGCGGCCTTGCCCTGCGCGAAGATCGGCATGGCCTGTTCGAGGCTCATGTTGGTGGCGCCGGGCG
This window harbors:
- the manD gene encoding D-mannonate dehydratase ManD, with the protein product MKIVDAKVVVTSPGRNFVTLQITTDDGVTGLGDATLNGRELAVVSYLRDHVVPLLIGRDPHRIEDTWQYLYRGAYWRRGPVTMAAIAAVDVALWDIKAKVAGLPLYQLLGGASRDRIRAYGHANGSSLPEIFDSVRALQERGYQSIRIQSGVPGLESVYGVHTTTSDDGSAPDVLARPVVEDWDTAAYLRYIPRVFEAVRNEFGPDLPLLHDAHHRLSPIEAARLGKDLEPYDLFWLEDCTPAEDQEALRLVRQHTTTPLAIGEVFNTVFDYQTLIDDRLIDYVRSAVTHFGGVSPMRKLFDYAGQRGIKSAIHGPEDISPVGMAAAIHLDLAIHNFGIQEYSGHTDLTNEVFRHAYTFEDGHLHPGEAPGIGVELDEELAAAHPYEPGYLPVNRLQDGSVHDW
- a CDS encoding carbohydrate ABC transporter permease, whose amino-acid sequence is MSATTTFRVLRGVLITVVCAVISLPIIWMIAAAFKTNVQVTDPTVGLVFSPTWDNFRNVLADGALVHSFGNSMLIGVVSTALSVVIAVPAAWAVGRFRMRRTGSTVLVARIIPAISLLVPWYYMFAQLGLVGSHLVLILSHMFVSVPLILWIMIGFFEGLPVELEDAARTDGLSAFGAFLRIALPLAAPGTASAAVLAFIFSWNNFIFALILADERTVTMPVLLFNFMSYASTDWGGLMAAATLMTVPVLLAAIFGQRFLVAGLTAGATKG
- a CDS encoding carbohydrate ABC transporter permease yields the protein MTTTTAPTAVGPESSTRRTPPSGKTFVTFEQANRRLKWALLAPALGFVGLMIAFPLVFTINLSLTDAFGAVNAGSSYVGLQNFADALTDTRRFWPAVGRTVTFTLGAVVLETVLGLALAMLMRKAFRGMEIVRTILMVPLLATPVAIGILWMLILDPTNGIANHLLGFVGVPPQEFLGSVSQSLPTLMLIDVWQWTPMMTVLLLAGLTTLPEEPEEAARVDGANAWQRFVHIILPMLRTTILTALVLRGVDALKTFDLIYATKGPGGGSDFEAETLNVYAYGLTFDYQEYGLASALLVLFTLFIVAIVVVLRRRTERSAS